In one window of Eggerthella guodeyinii DNA:
- a CDS encoding DUF1836 domain-containing protein, whose product MNDASVSASSYAERLVALHLPRYDEIPSIDLYMDQLIGYLEEMLGPLYQPDEKIITRSMVNNYVKQGVLASAAGKKYTRSHIAYLIVICTLKQTFSIAEIDRLIRMQIASFDTHVAYDYYCDAFEAALHALFAPDPTSPNGLMSGANEGDFERDLVLASTAAVAYTLYIKASIAVSQA is encoded by the coding sequence ATGAACGACGCATCCGTCAGCGCATCATCGTACGCCGAACGGCTCGTGGCGCTCCATCTGCCGCGCTACGACGAGATACCCTCGATCGATCTGTACATGGACCAGCTCATCGGCTACCTCGAGGAGATGCTCGGCCCCCTGTACCAGCCGGACGAGAAGATCATCACGCGCTCCATGGTGAACAACTACGTGAAGCAGGGCGTGCTGGCGTCAGCTGCGGGCAAGAAGTACACGCGCTCCCACATCGCCTACCTCATCGTCATCTGTACGCTCAAGCAGACGTTCTCCATCGCCGAGATCGACCGGCTCATCCGCATGCAGATCGCCAGCTTCGACACGCACGTGGCCTACGACTACTACTGCGACGCGTTCGAGGCCGCGCTGCACGCGCTGTTCGCCCCCGACCCGACCAGTCCGAACGGCCTGATGAGCGGCGCGAACGAGGGCGACTTCGAACGCGATCTCGTGCTGGCCTCCACCGCGGCGGTCGCCTACACGCTCTACATCAAGGCGAGCATCGCGGTGTCCCAGGCGTAG
- a CDS encoding cation:proton antiporter has product MEALMLALLLLAAVLVSSVIDQLVPKISSPLIQILLGLGIALLASSQIKIELDDKLFLVLFIAPLLYDEAKNIDKASLWRNRRPVLSLAIGLVVATALVVSFAVNWLVPSIGLFAAFALGAALGPTDAVAVASLSKETNISSRSKSILEGESLINDASGIVSFQFAIAAAVTGTFSLVDATADFLFSFFGGILMGIAMGYLGNFLVRKVRSWGLENTTFHVLFEVFTPFIVYLVANALHTSGILAVVAAGLVNVISPRIIGPSISRMNIVSTSVWRVLSFTLNGVVFVLLGTQLPLAFLGTWESTAIANDKLIAYVLGLALLIIAVRFVWILLMEWAHNRKDPDTGSFGLENVRSAAVMTLGGPKGTITLAVAFTIPYTVPQRDLMIFMACGVIVVTLLLATFVVPLLAPKKPPTDEDLRCDETEVSIEILRTVIEDLAARQTTENRAATQMVIRSYNDRIARIKSRNDIEDQPNTALRLQAVAWEQELVLKLIDDEEIYPIIGYQYLSRLARIENMLQHHRGRWSAQNFMLRLRAIVRSGWHRIVAGLPGINVTERVQAVRDLQMLCAEHVVERLQQKLASPESNEPTEDVSTLLLEYQRSITALRSANPSITALANTASKAVDIERHGLRLELEQIQARYEDGELCRASYKRLRENVYLMQVDLEDNV; this is encoded by the coding sequence TTGGAAGCGCTCATGCTCGCCCTGCTCTTGCTGGCAGCAGTCCTCGTCTCGTCGGTCATCGACCAGCTGGTCCCCAAGATCTCCTCGCCTCTCATCCAAATCCTGCTGGGACTGGGCATCGCGCTTCTCGCTTCCTCGCAAATCAAGATCGAGCTCGACGACAAGCTGTTCCTCGTGCTGTTCATCGCGCCGCTGCTCTACGACGAGGCCAAGAACATCGACAAGGCGTCGCTGTGGAGGAACCGGCGGCCCGTGCTGTCGCTGGCCATCGGGCTCGTGGTGGCCACGGCGCTCGTCGTGAGCTTCGCCGTGAACTGGCTCGTGCCGTCCATCGGCCTGTTCGCGGCGTTCGCCCTGGGCGCGGCGCTCGGCCCCACCGACGCCGTGGCCGTGGCCTCGCTGTCGAAGGAGACTAACATCTCGTCGCGCTCCAAGAGCATCCTCGAGGGCGAATCGCTCATCAACGACGCGTCGGGCATCGTGTCGTTCCAGTTCGCCATCGCCGCCGCCGTCACGGGCACGTTCTCGCTCGTGGACGCCACGGCCGACTTCCTGTTCAGCTTCTTCGGCGGCATCCTCATGGGCATCGCGATGGGCTACCTGGGCAACTTCCTCGTGCGCAAGGTGCGCTCCTGGGGGCTCGAGAACACGACGTTCCACGTGCTGTTCGAGGTGTTCACGCCGTTCATCGTGTACCTCGTGGCGAACGCGCTGCACACGAGCGGCATCCTGGCCGTGGTGGCGGCCGGCCTCGTGAACGTCATCTCGCCGCGCATCATCGGGCCGTCCATCTCGCGCATGAACATCGTCTCGACGAGCGTGTGGCGCGTGCTGTCGTTCACGCTCAACGGCGTGGTGTTCGTGCTGCTGGGCACGCAGCTGCCGCTCGCGTTTTTGGGCACATGGGAGAGCACCGCCATCGCCAACGACAAGCTGATCGCCTACGTGCTGGGGCTCGCGCTGCTCATCATCGCCGTGCGCTTCGTGTGGATCCTGCTCATGGAGTGGGCGCACAACCGCAAAGACCCCGACACCGGCTCGTTCGGGCTGGAGAACGTGCGCTCGGCCGCCGTCATGACGCTGGGCGGGCCGAAGGGCACCATCACGCTGGCCGTGGCGTTCACCATCCCCTACACGGTGCCGCAGCGCGACCTCATGATATTCATGGCCTGCGGCGTCATCGTGGTCACGCTGCTGCTGGCCACGTTCGTGGTGCCGCTGCTGGCGCCGAAGAAGCCCCCGACCGACGAGGACCTGCGCTGCGACGAGACCGAGGTGAGCATCGAGATCCTGCGCACCGTCATCGAGGACCTGGCCGCGCGCCAGACCACCGAGAACCGCGCCGCCACGCAGATGGTCATCCGCTCCTACAACGACCGTATCGCGCGCATCAAGAGCCGCAACGACATCGAGGACCAGCCGAACACCGCCCTGCGCCTGCAGGCGGTGGCATGGGAGCAGGAGCTCGTGCTCAAGCTCATCGACGACGAGGAGATCTACCCCATCATCGGCTACCAGTACCTCAGCCGCCTCGCGCGCATCGAGAACATGCTGCAGCACCATCGCGGCCGCTGGTCGGCGCAGAACTTCATGCTGCGCCTGCGCGCCATCGTGCGCTCGGGCTGGCACCGCATCGTCGCCGGGCTGCCCGGCATCAACGTCACCGAGCGGGTGCAGGCCGTCCGCGACCTCCAGATGCTCTGCGCCGAGCACGTGGTGGAACGCCTGCAGCAGAAGCTGGCCTCGCCCGAGTCGAACGAGCCCACCGAGGACGTGAGCACGCTGTTGCTGGAGTACCAGCGTTCCATCACGGCGCTGCGCAGCGCGAACCCGTCCATCACCGCGCTCGCGAACACCGCCAGCAAGGCGGTGGACATCGAGCGCCACGGGCTGCGCCTCGAGCTGGAGCAGATCCAGGCGCGCTACGAGGACGGCGAGCTGTGCCGCGCCTCGTACAAGCGCCTCCGCGAGAACGTCTACCTCATGCAGGTGGACCTGGAAGACAACGTGTAG
- the argS gene encoding arginine--tRNA ligase, which yields MQIREQLEQLIDAAVAAACEDGTLTLEQAPEAALERPRDESNGDWASTVAMRSAKLAKKNPREIAQIIVDHLPENDMIASVDIAGPGFINIRLANVVLQSVVATARAEKGDFGKGEIPEGERKINLEYISANPTGPLHVGHGRWAALGDATARVMRHAGYDVFEEFYINDAGTQMDNFGESVAVRYQQLLGRDVEMPEACYAGSYVKDIAQAIIDEDGDTWLDADPKERMENFRERAYAYELAEQHRVTERFGTTFECWFSERSLYVPDETGESAVDRSLKAMDEKGYIYVEDGATWFKSSAFGDEKDRVLIKANGEMTYFMSDVAYHYNKMERGFDHLINIWGADHHGYIARCEAMLAAWGWPGALEIMLGQLVNLFRDGEAVRMSKRTGEMITFEELIDEVGVDATRYLMLAKSSDQPIDFDIEVAKKKDASNPVYYVQYAHARICSILRKAADPADAEAAANGDITMDELAAKVIPANVDLSPLSHESELALMRKMDDFGPLVAQAARDRAAFRLTHYAQDLAALFHSFYTNCHVIGEEDDVKNARLALVDATRIVLATTLDLLGVTAPAKM from the coding sequence ATGCAAATTCGCGAACAACTTGAACAGCTGATCGACGCGGCCGTCGCGGCCGCGTGCGAGGACGGAACGCTCACGCTCGAGCAGGCTCCCGAGGCGGCACTCGAGCGCCCGCGCGACGAGAGCAACGGCGATTGGGCGTCCACCGTCGCCATGCGTTCGGCAAAGCTCGCCAAGAAGAATCCCCGCGAGATCGCCCAGATCATCGTCGACCACCTTCCGGAGAACGACATGATCGCCTCCGTCGACATCGCCGGCCCCGGCTTCATCAACATCCGCCTGGCGAACGTGGTCCTGCAGAGCGTCGTCGCCACGGCGCGCGCCGAGAAGGGCGACTTCGGCAAGGGCGAGATCCCCGAGGGCGAGCGCAAGATCAACCTCGAGTACATCTCGGCGAACCCGACCGGCCCCCTGCACGTGGGCCACGGCCGCTGGGCTGCGCTCGGCGACGCCACGGCGCGCGTCATGCGCCATGCGGGCTACGACGTGTTCGAGGAGTTCTACATCAACGACGCCGGTACGCAGATGGACAACTTCGGCGAGTCGGTGGCTGTGCGCTACCAGCAGCTGCTGGGCCGCGACGTCGAGATGCCGGAAGCGTGCTACGCCGGCTCCTACGTGAAGGACATCGCGCAGGCCATCATCGACGAGGACGGCGACACGTGGCTCGACGCCGACCCGAAGGAGCGCATGGAGAACTTCCGCGAGCGCGCCTACGCCTACGAGCTGGCCGAGCAGCATCGCGTCACCGAGCGCTTCGGCACCACGTTCGAGTGCTGGTTCAGCGAGCGCAGCCTGTACGTGCCCGACGAGACGGGCGAGAGCGCGGTCGACCGCAGCCTCAAGGCCATGGACGAGAAGGGCTACATCTACGTCGAGGACGGCGCCACCTGGTTCAAGTCGAGCGCGTTCGGTGACGAGAAGGACCGCGTGCTCATCAAGGCCAACGGCGAGATGACGTACTTCATGAGCGACGTGGCGTACCACTACAACAAGATGGAGCGCGGCTTCGACCACCTCATCAACATCTGGGGCGCCGACCACCACGGCTACATCGCTCGCTGCGAGGCCATGCTGGCCGCGTGGGGCTGGCCCGGCGCGCTCGAGATCATGCTCGGCCAGCTGGTGAACCTGTTCCGCGACGGCGAGGCCGTCCGCATGTCGAAGCGCACGGGCGAGATGATCACGTTCGAAGAGCTCATCGACGAGGTGGGCGTGGACGCGACCCGCTACCTCATGCTGGCGAAGTCCTCCGACCAGCCCATCGACTTCGACATCGAGGTGGCGAAGAAGAAGGACGCGTCGAACCCGGTGTACTACGTGCAGTACGCGCACGCCCGCATCTGCTCCATCCTGCGCAAGGCCGCCGACCCGGCCGATGCCGAGGCCGCCGCGAACGGCGACATCACGATGGACGAGCTGGCCGCGAAGGTGATCCCGGCGAACGTGGACCTGAGCCCGCTCTCCCACGAGTCCGAGCTGGCGCTCATGCGCAAGATGGACGACTTCGGCCCGCTCGTGGCCCAGGCCGCCCGCGACCGCGCCGCGTTCCGCCTGACGCACTACGCGCAGGATCTGGCGGCGCTGTTCCACTCGTTCTACACGAACTGCCACGTCATCGGCGAGGAGGACGACGTGAAGAACGCGCGTCTGGCCCTCGTGGACGCCACCCGCATCGTGCTCGCCACGACGCTCGACCTCCTGGGCGTCACGGCTCCGGCCAAGATGTAG
- a CDS encoding GNAT family N-acetyltransferase yields the protein MDLRFEQGNFDDARLVRTRVFMEEQGFQDEFDAVDDDPRTIHVTLYVDDALVGCARTFPDPDHPDQPGRWVFGRLAVLPEARHGGFGGKLLAESERLAREAGATEIHLHAQCRVASFYERTGYEQYGPVELDEHVEHIWMKKAL from the coding sequence ATGGATTTGCGATTCGAGCAAGGGAACTTCGACGACGCGCGCCTCGTGCGCACGCGCGTCTTCATGGAGGAGCAGGGCTTCCAGGACGAGTTCGACGCCGTGGACGACGACCCGCGCACCATCCACGTGACGCTCTACGTTGACGACGCCCTCGTCGGCTGCGCGCGCACGTTCCCCGACCCCGACCATCCCGACCAGCCCGGCCGCTGGGTGTTCGGCCGCCTGGCCGTGCTGCCCGAGGCGCGCCACGGCGGCTTCGGCGGCAAGCTGCTTGCCGAGTCCGAGCGCCTGGCGCGCGAAGCCGGCGCCACCGAGATACACCTGCACGCGCAATGCCGCGTCGCATCGTTCTACGAGCGCACGGGCTACGAGCAGTACGGCCCCGTCGAGCTGGACGAGCACGTCGAGCACATCTGGATGAAGAAAGCGCTGTAA